A single window of Candidatus Eisenbacteria bacterium DNA harbors:
- a CDS encoding prolyl oligopeptidase family serine peptidase encodes MRGMRIALAALLFWPSLGGAQPVDPDQVLQALDREGQVMLPKAQVIVRKYDYVVGKDTVEAIAFRPAAEGRYPGLVLIPGYSRTARDYLPAGIRFAREGFAAVAITQRGFGRSEGKPDYVGPKTMAGIEAGFRRFRRENYVDSTRMGVFGYSRGAMAASLLAVRVAPAELRAAVFGAGIYDFKKAHDDVGILGIRKNMEKEAGLSEKAVRERSSVFRMEQLACPVLILHGEKDENVPVSQAYLLRDRLTELQKTFEIRTFPEAGHDMQGANVNDVALAFFRRELASGTNGAKTP; translated from the coding sequence ATGCGAGGTATGCGGATCGCGCTGGCGGCCCTCCTGTTCTGGCCGTCACTCGGAGGTGCCCAGCCCGTCGACCCGGATCAGGTCCTGCAAGCCCTGGATCGGGAAGGACAGGTCATGCTTCCCAAGGCGCAGGTGATCGTCCGGAAGTACGACTACGTGGTCGGCAAGGACACGGTCGAGGCCATCGCGTTTCGTCCGGCGGCGGAGGGAAGGTATCCGGGCCTCGTCCTCATCCCCGGCTATTCCCGGACAGCCCGCGATTACCTCCCGGCCGGCATCCGATTCGCGAGGGAAGGTTTCGCTGCCGTGGCGATCACGCAGCGCGGATTTGGCCGGTCCGAAGGGAAACCGGACTACGTGGGACCCAAGACCATGGCCGGGATCGAGGCCGGATTCCGACGTTTCCGGCGGGAGAATTACGTCGACAGCACTCGAATGGGAGTGTTCGGGTACTCCCGGGGCGCCATGGCCGCTTCTCTCCTCGCGGTCCGGGTCGCTCCGGCGGAGCTTCGAGCCGCGGTGTTCGGCGCCGGGATCTACGACTTCAAGAAAGCGCATGACGACGTGGGCATCCTCGGCATCCGAAAGAACATGGAGAAAGAGGCCGGGCTCTCGGAGAAGGCCGTGAGGGAGCGCAGCTCCGTCTTCCGCATGGAACAGCTCGCCTGCCCGGTTCTCATCCTCCACGGAGAGAAGGATGAGAACGTTCCCGTGAGCCAGGCCTATCTTCTCCGGGACCGCCTCACGGAGCTTCAGAAGACCTTCGAGATCCGGACCTTCCCGGAAGCGGGACACGACATGCAGGGGGCCAACGTCAACGACGTGGCCCTCGCGTTCTTCCGGCGGGAGCTCGCGAGCGGTACGAACGGTGCCAAAACACCGTAA